CACCAAAGAACTGGATGTCATTCCCCATGGCGATGACGCACTCGACGGCCCCATCCCGATGAATCGCACCAAGTCTCCCTATCAGCTTCCTGACGCGCTCGGGGAGTTGGCGACGACCATCAGCGGGCTGGATACCAACCAACTGTCGGATTCCTTGTCGACCCTGGCCCAGACCTTCGCCGACACTCCGCCACACCTGCGCGAAGCGGTTCAAGGCGTGGCGCGGTTCGCCGAGACCCTCAACAGCCGAGACGATCAGCTGCGCACACTATTGGCCAACGCAGCCAAGGCAACCGACGTCCTGGCCAAGCGCACCGACCGGATCGTCAGTCTGATCAAGGACACCAACGCCGTGCTGGCCCAGTTGCGCACTCAAAGCGCCGCTCTGGACCAGTTGTCGGCCAACATATCGGCGGTCGCGCAACAATTGAAGGCATTCATCGCCGAAAACCGCGCTCAGCTCAAACCCTCACTGGACAAGCTCAACGGCGTACTGACCATCGTCGACAGCCGCAAGGAGCGCATCCAAGAAGCCGTCAAAGGCTTGGGTACCTACGCGATGTCGTTGGGTGAAACTGTGGCTTCCGGTCCGTTCTTCAAGGCCTACGTCGTGAACTTGCTTCCGGGACAGTTCGTGCAGCCCTTCGTCGATGCGGCGTTTTCCGACCTGGGGCTGGATCCCAATGTCCTCCTGCCTTCTGAACGCCACGATCCTCAAGTGGGCCAGCCCGGCACGCCGGCGCTGCCGGTGCCTTATCCTCGCACCGGCCAGGGCGGCCAACCGCGGCTCAATCTGCCCGACGCCATCACCGGAAATCCTGGCGATCCAGGATGCGGACCGCCAGGGGTGCCGCTGCCCGGCCCCACGGGCTGCTACCCCTATCGCGAACCAGAGCCGGCACCGCCGCCGGGCGGACCACCGCCGGGCCCACCGGCGATCGATCCTGCAACTCCTTCCGTCAGCGAACCCACGCCCTCACCGGTTTTGGTGCCCGCACCCGGTGAACCACCCACGCCAGGAGGCCAACGATGACAACGTGGATCCGCCGACCACGAGTTGTGCTGGCCATCGCCCTCATCGCAGCGTTGGTGGCTGCAGGATTTCTTGCCGTGGCTGTCACCGAACGCATTGGCCGGACCATCGTGGTCGGTTACTTCGACAACAGCACAGGCCTTTTCGAAGGCGACGACGTCCGAATCCGGGGAGTCAACGTCGGCAAGGTCGACAAGATCGAACCTGAGGCGCAACGCACCAAGATCACCTTCTGGTTCGGCAGTGACTACAAGGTTCCTGAGAACGTCAACGCCGTGATCCTGTCACCGCAGCTGGTGACCGGGCGTGCCATCCAGCTGACTCCAGCCTATGTGGACGGACCCACGCTCGGGGCCGGGGCCACGATCCCACAGGACCGCACCGCAGTCCCGGTCGAGTGGGATGACGTGCGCGCACAGCTGGAGCGGCTGACCGACATGCTCCAACCTGAAACACCGGGACAAGTCAGCACACTTGGAGCTCTGATCAACACCGCCGCCGACAACTTGCGGGGACAGGGATCTGACATCCGTGACACTGTCATCAAACTGTCGCAGACGGTGTCAGCTCTCGGCGACCACAGCAAAGACATCTTCGGAAGCATCCGAAACCTGTCGACTTTGGTGAGTGCTCTCAAAGACAGCGGCGACCTGCTCGGGCAACTCAACGTCAATCTCTCGGAAGTGTCGGGGTTGCTGGCTGACGATCCCCACGAAGTGGGTCAGGCCGTGCAAGACCTCAACGCCGTCGTCGCCGATGTCGAGAGCTTCGTGTCAGAAAACCGTGAACCAATAGGCATTGCGGCGGACAAGCTTTCGTCGATCTCCACCGCGGTCGCCGCCAGCCGTGACGACCTTGAGCAGGTTTTGCACATCCTTCCCACCGCTGTGGTCAACTTCAACAACATCTATGAGCCCGCCAACGGATCGTTGACCGGCGCTTTGTCAGTCAACAATTTCGCCAACCCGATCTCGTTTCTGTGTGGGGCCATCCAAGCGGCCTCACGGCTGGGCGCCGAGCAGGCGTCCAAGCTGTGCGTGCAGTATCTGGCGCCCATCGTGAAAAACCGGCAATACAACTTCCCGCCGCTCGGGGAGAACCTGCTCGTCGGGACCCAAGCCCGCCCCAACGAAGTGACCTACAGCGAGGATTGGATGAGACCCGACTTCGTCCCGCCGGCGCCCGAACCAGCACCCAGCGACACCCCGCCGCCCGCAGCCGATGCACCGCTGCCCGCGGAAGCCGCGCCGCCAGTCGTGTCCACCGATCCCGCAGCCGGGCTGTCCGGCATGATGACTCCGCCCGGAGGTGGCTCATGACACCTCGATGGGCCCGCCGCACCACAGCGATCATCGCAGCGCTTATCGTGGGTGCGTCACAGGCCGGGTGCAGCTGGCGCGGGGTCAACTCGCTACCCCTACCCGGCACCGAGGGGCGAGACGACGGCGCCTACACAATTGCCGCCCAGATGCCCGACGTAAACAACATCCAGCCCAACTCGCGCGTCCGCGTCGCCGACGTCACGGTCGGTCATGTCTCCAAGATCGAATTGCAGGGCCAGCACGCGTTGGTGTCGATGAGTCTCAACCGTGATGTCAACCTGCCCGAAAATGCGACTGTCAAGATCGGTACCACGACCATATTCGGATCCCAGCACATCGAATTGGCGCCACCCGATGACGAGCCGGCCCGGGGACGGCTGCGCGAAGGCTCGCTGATCCCGCTGTCTCGTGCCGGTGCGTTTCCAACACCGGAACAGACGCTCGCCTCACTGTCGCTGGTGCTCAACGGTGGCGGCGTCGGCCAGCTCGGCGACATCACTGAGGCGCTCAGCACCGGTTTCCGTGGGCGCGAGGATGACGCCCGCAGCCTGATCGATCAGTCAGAGACATTCGTCGCCACACTCAACGATCAGAGCTCGGACATCATCACCGCGACAGAGAACCTCAACGACTTGGTCGGAAAGTTCGCCGCACAACAACCAGTGCTCGACCGGGCGGTGAACACCATCCCCAACGCCCTGCAGGTTCTCAACAGTAAGCGCGGCAACCTGGTCGAAGCCGCCGACCAGCTCGGCAAGTTCAGCGCCCTGACCACCGATACGATCAACCAAAGCAAAGAGAACCTGATCAGGGAATTGCATCAGGTCGGACCGGTGCTTACCGCGCTCGCCGACGCCGGACCCAGCCTGACGAAGTCGCTCGGCCTGATCCCGACCTACCCGTTCCCCAACGCAAACATCGAAAACTATCAGCGCGGCGATTACACAAACCTCACCGCCGTCATCGATCTGACGTTGAGCCGCATCGATGCCGGCCTGTTCACCGGCACGCGCTGGGAATGCGATCTGACGTGGCTGGAAATGCAGTGGGGCCGCACCATCGGACAGTTCCCCAGCCCCTGCATGGCCGCAGGCCCGGGTGGCGTAAGCAACCCGTTGACCGCGCCATACCACACAGACCAGGGACGCTGACATGCACTTGAACCGACAAGCACGCATTCAGTTGGCCATCTTCTCTGTGCTAGCCATGATCGCGCTGGCCGCGATGAGCGTGAACTATATGAAACTGCCGGCCAAGCTTTTCGGTATCGGTCACTACACCGTGACGATGCAGCTTCCGACCACCGGCGGGCTCTATGAAACCAGCAACGTCACCTATCGCGGTACAGAAATCGGGCGCGTGACTGCGGTGCGCCTCGACGATTCGGGTGTCGTCGCCGAACTGTCATTGCGCTCAGACACGCCGGTGCCCAGCGACCTAAAAGCCGAGGTGCACAGCCAGTCGGCGATCGGTGAACAGTATGTGGAACTGTTGCCTCGCGACGGCGCCGCGCCACCGCTGAAAGATGGCGACGTCATCGCTGCCGACGACACCACCGTTCCCCGCGACATCAACAACGTCCTGGACGCCGTCGTCACGGGCCTGAAAGCAGTGCCGCGAGACAACCTGCGTACCGTCGTGGATGAATCATTCACCGCGGTAGGCAGACTCGGACCAGAGCTGACCAAGATCGTCGACGGCACGCTGGATCTGTCGAGGGATGCCCGAGACAATCTCGATCCGATGCTCGCGCTGATCGACAACGTCAAACCCGTGCTGGACTCCCAAACTGAGTCATCGGCAGCCATCGAAAACTGGGCAGACCACGTGGCCACCGTCACCCGCGACCTCGCCGACCACGACGGCGACCTCCGCGGCGTGATCACAGAAGGCGGACCGGCCCTGGGGGAGACCAGGGCACTTGTGCAACGCCTGCAACCCACATTGCCTGTGCTCATGGCAAACCTGGTGAGTGTGGGCCAGATTGGTCTGGCCTACCACGACAACATCGAGCAGATTCTGGTGCTCTTGCCGCAGTTGATGGCGATCAACCAAGGCGCGTTCGCCGCCAATGTCAACACCAAGCAGGATTACAAGGGCGCCTACCTCAGCTTCAACCTCAATCTGAATCTGCCGCCACCATGCACAACCGGTTACCTGCCGACTCAGCAGATGCGAACCGCGGCAGAGCAGGACTTCCCCGATCGCCCCGCCGGCGATCTGTATTGCCGTGTGCCGCAGGACTCTCCATTCAACGTGCGCGGTGCGCGCAATACGCCCTGCGCGACAGTTCCGGGAAAACGCGCCGCCACAGTCAAAGAATGCGAAAGCCGCCAAGAGTACGTACCGCTCAATGATGGTTTCAACTGGAAAGGCGATCCAAACGCGACTGGCACAGGACAGGCAGTACCGCAATTGCGTCCGACTACCGACCAAGGAGCACCACCACCACCGATCGCCATCGCCTACTACGACCAAGCCACCGGTGCCTACGTCGGGCCCGATGGCCGCCACTACACCCAGGCCGACCTCGCCCAAACCGCGCCGAAGGAGAAGACATGGGAAACGATGCTGCTTCCACCCGGACGCTGAGCGCACCTTCCGACGACGATGATGCTCCCGGCGCCGAACGCCCAGACGAAATCGTCGACTATGAGACCGCCAGTACACCAATCGAATTGAACTCGGCTGCCCGCTGGCACCGGCTCTGGCATCCCGTGGCTTTCGGGTTGGTTGCAGTCGCGTTGCTCAGCGTCCTGATCGGCTGGCTGGGTTACCAGACCTACCGTTATCAGCAGACCCAGCACCAGGGCGCATTGTTCCTGCAGGCCGCACGACAAGGCGCAGTCAACTTGACCACGATCGACTGGCAGCATGCCGAGACCGATGTACAACGCATCATGGACGGTGCCGCCGGAGAGTTCTACGACGACTTCGCCCAACGTGCGCAGCCTTTCGTCGACGTGGTCAAACAGGCGCAGTCGGTATCTGTAGGCACAGTGACCCAAGCAGCGTTGGAATCGCAGTCGGCGACCGAAGCTCAAGCGTTGGTGGCGGTCTCGGTAAAAACGACCAACACCACCGGTGAGGAACCGGTTCCGCGGGCGTGGCGCATGCGCATCGCCGTCCAACAAATCGACAACCAGATAAAGGTTTCTCGCGTGGAGTTCGTGCCATGAGACTTCGTCCGATGACCAGCCGGTCAACTCGCACCAGCAGCGCCCTCGCCGATGACGACAAATGCGCCCTTGCCACCGGCGACTCCCCCGCCGATGTCGCGCCTACCGACACGGACGCAGCAGACCCGAGCGCAGATGCCACCGAATCCGCGAAGACCGAGCAGACCAAAGAGGCCGGAGAGCGAGCGGCGCATCGACCGCGGTGGCGCACACTGGCTAGCCGCGTTGCCCTGCCCGTACTGATCTTGTGCATGTCAGCCGGGGCTGGATACCTCACGTGGCAGAGGAGCCAGAACGAGCAAACCGACATGGCAACAACGGAATCAGTGCAAGCCGCGACGGATGCCACGGTCGCGCTGCTGAGCTACAAACCCGACACCGTCGACAAGGAGCTCGAGGACGCCCGGAGTCGGCTCACAGGCCAATTCCTGGACTCTTACACCTCTTTGACCCGAGATGTCGTCATCCCGGGAGCGCAACAAAAGAAGATCACCGCCACCGCCACAGTCCCGGCCGCCGCACCTGTATCGGCTTCCAGCGATCACGCCGTGGTCCTGCTCTTCGTCAACCAAACTGTCACCGTCGGTGCAGACGCACCCACCAACAGCGCGTCCACCGTGCAGGTATCCCTGGACAGGATCGACGACCGCTGGCTGGTTTCGGCGTTCGACCCCATTTAGCCGCATCCGCCCCACACGCTCTGCGCCACCAACTGCACCCACACTCCCGCGGAAAGGAGAACCCACAACACATGTCGCACCGACACCTACTGTCATCCCTGACTCTCTTCGTCTCCGCAGTGTTCGGTCTGGCCCCGGCCGCGGCTGCCGACAACGACAACAACACCTTGGTGCCGAACAATAAGCGGCTCAACGACTCGGTGATCGCCAATGTCTACACCGTGCAGCATCAGTCCGGCTGTACCAACGACATAACGATCAATCCACAGCTGCAACTGGCCGCCCAATGGCACACCCATGACGTTCTGAGCAACCGCACGCTCAGCGGTGACCTGGGCTCGGATTACTCGACCCCGCAATCAAGAGCACAGGCCGCCGGCTACAACGGCGAGGTGGCTCAGACGGTTGCCATCAATCCAGCACTGGCCATCAACGGCGTCGAGATCATCAACCGCTGGTACCACGACCCAACCTCGTTCGGCGTCATGTCGAACTGTGCGTACACCGAGATGGGGGTGTGGTCGGCCAACAGTCTCGACCGAACCGTGGTCGTGGCCATCTATGGCAGGCCGACATGAAACCAACGGACCGCGAAATACACGTTAGGAGAATAAAACATGGACCCCAATCCGGACTACGACGCCAGCGACGAAGTCGAGTATTTCTTCAATTGGCTGCCGTGGGCCCTGCGCGGCGTCTACCCACCCCCGGCATACCCGCCAACCTGACACACCATGACTCCGAACCAACCCAGCAACCCCCGTCGACCGCCGCAAGGGGGTCCCATGAAGGACAGTGACGAACACGGCATGAACTCACCGGTTCGCATGGCACTCAGAATGATGCGCATTCCGCTGATCCTCATCGTGGCCCTTAGCCTCTGGCACGCGGTGAAAGCCAGGGCCGATAACGTCGAGTACCTGATGGTCCCGTCGGCAGCCATGGGCCGTGACATCCCGGTCGCATTCCAGGGCAACGGCCCGCACGCGGTGTTCCTGCTCGATGCATTCAACGCCGCCCCCGACGTCAGTAATTGGGTGACCGCAGGAGACGCGATGAAAACGCTGGCAGGAAAGGGCATTTCGGTGGCCGCACCGGCAGGCGGTGCCTGGAGCCTGTACACCAACTGGGAGCAGGACGGCAGTAAGCAGTGGGAATCTTTCCTGGCCACTGAGCTGCCGAACTGGCTGGCCGCGAACAAGGGCCTGCAGCCCAGCGGGCATGGTGTCGTGGGCGCTGCCCAGGGTGGCACGGGCGCGCTGACGCTGGCCACCTTTCACCCCGACCGGTTCCGTTATGCGGGTTCACTGTCCGGGTTTCTGACCCCGTCGCGCACCTTCGAGAACGGCGCGATCACCGCCGGGATGGCGCAGTATGGCGGAGTGGACACGCCCAATATGTGGGGTCCGGCGCAGTTCGGCCGGTGGAAGTGGCACGACCCCGATGTGCACGCCCAGCTATTGGTGGACAACAACACCCGGCTGTGGATCTTCAGTCCGCAGACCACCACGTGCAGTGATCCGGTGGCGATGATCAACGACTGTGCCCAGGCCCAGGGCAGCAACCGCACCTTCTATTCGCACTACCGCTCCCTCGGCGGTCACAACGGACATTTCGACTTTCCAGCCGGCGGCCAACACGACTGGAGCAACTGGGCACAGCAGCTGGGTGCCCTGTCCGGGGACCTCGCAGCAGCCCTTGGATCACCGCAATGAACGCGAAGCGGCGGTACGTACGACGCCCATTCTCCCTGCTCGCCGGGGCGACAATGCTGGCCGCTGCTCCGTCCGTCGGGGCCGTGCCAGCGGCCGCCGACCCAATTACAGACCCGTGCCAACTCGCGTTCAGCCTGTTCTGCCGTTTCGTGCCGATGCTGCCAGAGCTGGAACACAACGTGGACCTCACGCAGAACCAACCCCCCGCTGACCGGGCCGCACCCCCGCCCGAGAACATGCCACCGCCCGATCCATGCGCTGCCGGCTGCGTATAAATCACCATCGCCACCGCGACACTCACAGATAAGGTTTCAAATCATGGGCGTCCAAATCGACGTTACTAACCTGACGAAATCTTTTGGATCGTCGAAGATTTGGGAAGACGTCACATTGACGGTTCCCGAGGGCGAGGTCAGCGTGTTGCTGGGCCCGTCGGGTACCGGTAAATCGGTGTTCCTGAAGTCCCTGATCGGCCTGCTGCGCCCCGAGCGCGGCTCGATCGTCATCGACGGCACCAACATCCTTGAATGCTCGGCCAAAGAGCTCTACGAGATCCGCACCCTGTTCGGTGTGCTGTTCCAGGACGGCGCGCTGTTCGGCTCGATGAACATCTATGACAACACCGCCTTCCCGCTGCGCGAGCACACCAAGAAGAGCGAGAGCGAAATCCGCAACATCGTCATGGAGAAGCTCGACCTGGTCGGTATGCCCAATGACGGACACAAGTTCCCCGGTGAGATCTCCGGCGGTATGCGCAAGCGCGCCGGCCTGGCCCGCGCCCTCGTGCTCGACCCGAAGATCATCTTGTGCGACGAGCCGGACTCGGGTCTGGACCCGGTCCGTACCGCCTACCTGTCCCAGCTGCTGATCGACATCAACGCGCAGATCGACGCCACGGTGCTGATCGTGACGCACAACATCAACATCGCCCGGACCGTGCCCGACAACATCGGCATGCTGTTCCGCAAGCAGCTGGTCATGTTCGGTCCCCGCGAGGTGCTGCTGACCAGCGAGGAGCCCGTCGTCAAGCAGTTCCTCAACGGTCGCCGTATCGGGCCCATCGGTATGTCCGAGGAGAAGGACGAGGCCACTGCGGCCGCTGAGCAGGCCATGATCGAGGCCGGCCAGCACGACGGCGGTGTCGAGGAGATCGAGGGTGTGCCGCCGCAGCTGATGGCCACTCCCGGTATGCCCGAGCGCAAGGCTGTGGGCCGGCGCCAGGCTCGTGTGCGCGAGATCCTGCACACCCTGCCGCCCGCTGCGCAGGCCGCGATCCTCGACGATCTGGACGCCGTGCCATCCCATAGCCGATCTGAGGCGCAAACCGCGCCGATCAAGGCGGCTGGACCGGTTCCGTCGCGATGAGGATTTCTAAAGTACGCAGGTGCAGCGCCGACGCCTCAATAAGGCGCGGCCGGTCAGGAGTGACCGCCGCCATGACTACTCTTCTGGCATTGGGTTGAGTCAGCATGGTTGCGGCCCCACTGGCTGACGCGGTCCCAGCGCCAGAAGTCGAATACACCTACAACGTTATTGTCAGGCGACACTTCACTTTTCCCGGCAATGACGCGATCGGGTGTGGATACCGTCTCTGCGACCAAGTGGCGCGCGGGTTGACGTACAGAGGCGTTATGGCTGCGGTGAAATCCGAGGTCCTCCCGAATGATGAACAGGCAGCCAATTATGTTGTGTCCTATGCCATCGGCATTCTGTGCCCGGCCCATATCACCTCGATTCGACAGACCGCATCGGAGAACTAACCGCTCCAGCGATCGTTGATGCAGCCGGCGCATCACGCTTCCAGCTGGTCCAGTGAGTCTTCGGCGGGGCCACTGATGCCTACAGTGTGCGTATCATCCCGGTCGCGAGTGGTCCGCCGCACCGAAAGGGACTGCCCCGGGTTCAGTTGACTCGCGGGTTATGGATTTCAGGCCGCGGTTGCGACCGGTGTGTGGAGCAGTTCGAACTCTATCGGGGTGAGTCTGCCGAGTGCGCGTTGGCGCCGGCGTCGGTGGTAGGTCCGCTCGATCCAGGGCACGATCGCCAGCCGGAGTTCGGCTCGGGTTGTCCAGCGCCGTCGGTCCAGGACGCTGCGCTGCAGAAGCGCTAAGAACGACTCCATGGCCGCTTTGTCTCCGCAGGCGCCGACGCGTCCCATAGACCCGTGTAATCCGTTGTGCGACAGTGCGTGGACGAACTTTCGCGTTCGAAACTGACTACCTCTGTCGGAGTGGACGATCGTCTCGACCGGTGAGCGCAGCGCCACAGGGTGGTCCAGCGCCGCCACAGCCAACGAAGACTTCATTCGGCAGTCGATCGAGTAGCCGACAATCCGGTTGGAGTAGACGTCGTCGATGGCGCAGAGGTAGAGCTTGCCTTCGTCGGTGCGGTGCTCGGTGATGTCGGCCAGCCAGACCTGATTGGGAGCTTGGGCGCTGAACTGACGTTGCACGAGGTCGTCATGGATGGGCGGCCCGGATCGGCGGTTCAGTCCGCGCTTGCTTGGCGAAGATCGATCAGATCCGTTCCTGGGAACACAGCCCGTGCAACCCGATTTTCGCCAGCGATGATCCCGCGCCCAGGAAGTTCGTCGGCGATGAATCGGTACCCGAATGCGGGGTTATCGGCGTGGATGTCGCGGGCTGCATTGATCAGGTGCGCGTCGTCCCATTCACGCTGCGACAGGGGCGCTTTGCGCCACTTGTAGAACGCCTGGGTGAAGAATCCCAGGACCCGGCAGGTCACCGTGACGGCCACACCGTCATCGGCAAGGTCGAGGACCAGCGGGTACATCATTATGGGTTGGCATACCGCGACAGATAGCCAACCGCGCGGCGCATCACCTTAGCTTCCTGCTCGAGTACCGCCTGACACTGTTTCGGTGGCATGCCTCAGGGACCGTGCTACGTGTCCACAGTGAAGGCATGCTCGTACCCTTGCGGGCCGAGGTGTTCGTACACGAGTGTCGTCGGGACACGATTCCAATGGTGTCCCATCAGTACGGCCAGACCGAGCGGGCCGATAAGGAACAGATGCAGTCTCTCGGAGCTGGCGTGGTTGCGCGCGAGATCTCGGATGGCGACGGCGAGGCTGTTGGCTGCCGCGGGTGTGGTCACGGCACTGGGACAGGTTCCAGTCGCTGGGGTGGCGGTCAGGATCGTGTTGACGGGCAACGCGTTTTGGAGTATCCACTCGGTCGCCTGGCTGGCCCCGTTGGTGGACACGTTGACGATGAGTGCGGTGTCATTGCCGCGCCCGACGGGCTGTTCGGTCACATCGAGATCGAAAGGCTCGGTGGCAACATCACTGGTCCACAGCTGGTCGCCTTGGCGGATTCCGACCTCGTAGCGCAGGACGCGCGGTAGTTCAACGCCGAGCAGGAAACCGGTTGCTTGGCGCATGTGCCCGGTCACCAGAATGCGGCCAGAACTTCCGAGTTGTGCTGGCACGGTGGCGATCTCAGCTGCGAGTTCAGTCCATGTATGCGGTGCGGCGGGGGTCACGCGGTGCGAGGGTTTTTCTCCGGCGATGCGGTTGACCCAATCGATGCTGACGGTAGCTTGGTCGGCGAGGTCGTCGTGTTTGATGGTCGCGATTGACACGGTGGTCCATGGCGAGCCGGCGTGCAGATCTAGCGTGGCAACGGCGTCGTTGATGTCTGCCAGGGTGAGTCGGCGGTGCCCGGCGACGACCTGCTGGGAGACCCACTTCGTGCTCTGGTCGACAGCATTGTCGTCCGACCGCAGGCCGTTGGCGGCCATCAGCAGGGCGACGTCGTCGTGCAGGCGCTTGAGTTCATAGGCGATATCGAAGTGAAGGTCGTCGAGCAGGGCCATCAGCGCGGCTTCGTTGGTGCCCGCGGCTGTTGCCCACGCTGTCCGCGCTTTTCCGCGCGCTGACTTCGGCCCATCTTGGGCGGCGCGGGGTACCAATCGGCTGTCACGTCCGTCGCGATCCTTGAGCAGCACATCGTTGGGGTCGTGCGGGCGGTTGGTGGCCAACCGCAATTCGACCGGATCACCGTTGGCGGTAAGAATTTTGTGTGTGGCTGCCAGCTTTTTGATGATGCCTTTGTCGTCCAGGTAGGTCAGCCCAACTGATGTGCGGTTGTCGGTGGTGTATTTGACCTGTGTGTACACGTGCGGAGGCCGTACCCGGTAGCGCACGACGTCGTCGCCGTTGCCGACGCCTGGTTCTTCGACACCAATGGCGATCGTGGGATTGGTGGTGTTCTTGGTCAGGTGGTGGTGCAGCGCTTCCATGCACGCCCGCCAGACGTGCAGCCACTGGTATTCGTCGCCGGTGATGCGGACGCCGGTGGCGCTGGGCATTTCGTTGCCGGTCATGCAGGGTCTCCTGGGGGGTCCGTGGTGGGGGCGTTTGTTCCTGGATCGCGGTGGGTGGTGTGAGGTGTCGGCCCGGGAAGTCCGCCCGTCAGTGTGACGGTGCAGGCGCGGGGGATCAGGGAGAC
The window above is part of the Mycolicibacterium fortuitum subsp. fortuitum genome. Proteins encoded here:
- a CDS encoding MCE family protein, yielding MTRRRTFSERNPLILGAVGLLAVVLVATAALGNQMLPFINQNKNYSAYFADAGGLFTGAIVQVSGYPVGKVTDIELEGPGVRVTFDVPKNLHIGDRSEAAITTKGLLGTKELDVIPHGDDALDGPIPMNRTKSPYQLPDALGELATTISGLDTNQLSDSLSTLAQTFADTPPHLREAVQGVARFAETLNSRDDQLRTLLANAAKATDVLAKRTDRIVSLIKDTNAVLAQLRTQSAALDQLSANISAVAQQLKAFIAENRAQLKPSLDKLNGVLTIVDSRKERIQEAVKGLGTYAMSLGETVASGPFFKAYVVNLLPGQFVQPFVDAAFSDLGLDPNVLLPSERHDPQVGQPGTPALPVPYPRTGQGGQPRLNLPDAITGNPGDPGCGPPGVPLPGPTGCYPYREPEPAPPPGGPPPGPPAIDPATPSVSEPTPSPVLVPAPGEPPTPGGQR
- a CDS encoding MCE family protein, whose protein sequence is MTTWIRRPRVVLAIALIAALVAAGFLAVAVTERIGRTIVVGYFDNSTGLFEGDDVRIRGVNVGKVDKIEPEAQRTKITFWFGSDYKVPENVNAVILSPQLVTGRAIQLTPAYVDGPTLGAGATIPQDRTAVPVEWDDVRAQLERLTDMLQPETPGQVSTLGALINTAADNLRGQGSDIRDTVIKLSQTVSALGDHSKDIFGSIRNLSTLVSALKDSGDLLGQLNVNLSEVSGLLADDPHEVGQAVQDLNAVVADVESFVSENREPIGIAADKLSSISTAVAASRDDLEQVLHILPTAVVNFNNIYEPANGSLTGALSVNNFANPISFLCGAIQAASRLGAEQASKLCVQYLAPIVKNRQYNFPPLGENLLVGTQARPNEVTYSEDWMRPDFVPPAPEPAPSDTPPPAADAPLPAEAAPPVVSTDPAAGLSGMMTPPGGGS
- a CDS encoding virulence factor Mce family protein, with product MTPRWARRTTAIIAALIVGASQAGCSWRGVNSLPLPGTEGRDDGAYTIAAQMPDVNNIQPNSRVRVADVTVGHVSKIELQGQHALVSMSLNRDVNLPENATVKIGTTTIFGSQHIELAPPDDEPARGRLREGSLIPLSRAGAFPTPEQTLASLSLVLNGGGVGQLGDITEALSTGFRGREDDARSLIDQSETFVATLNDQSSDIITATENLNDLVGKFAAQQPVLDRAVNTIPNALQVLNSKRGNLVEAADQLGKFSALTTDTINQSKENLIRELHQVGPVLTALADAGPSLTKSLGLIPTYPFPNANIENYQRGDYTNLTAVIDLTLSRIDAGLFTGTRWECDLTWLEMQWGRTIGQFPSPCMAAGPGGVSNPLTAPYHTDQGR
- a CDS encoding MCE family protein → MHLNRQARIQLAIFSVLAMIALAAMSVNYMKLPAKLFGIGHYTVTMQLPTTGGLYETSNVTYRGTEIGRVTAVRLDDSGVVAELSLRSDTPVPSDLKAEVHSQSAIGEQYVELLPRDGAAPPLKDGDVIAADDTTVPRDINNVLDAVVTGLKAVPRDNLRTVVDESFTAVGRLGPELTKIVDGTLDLSRDARDNLDPMLALIDNVKPVLDSQTESSAAIENWADHVATVTRDLADHDGDLRGVITEGGPALGETRALVQRLQPTLPVLMANLVSVGQIGLAYHDNIEQILVLLPQLMAINQGAFAANVNTKQDYKGAYLSFNLNLNLPPPCTTGYLPTQQMRTAAEQDFPDRPAGDLYCRVPQDSPFNVRGARNTPCATVPGKRAATVKECESRQEYVPLNDGFNWKGDPNATGTGQAVPQLRPTTDQGAPPPPIAIAYYDQATGAYVGPDGRHYTQADLAQTAPKEKTWETMLLPPGR
- a CDS encoding VirB8/TrbF family protein; protein product: MGNDAASTRTLSAPSDDDDAPGAERPDEIVDYETASTPIELNSAARWHRLWHPVAFGLVAVALLSVLIGWLGYQTYRYQQTQHQGALFLQAARQGAVNLTTIDWQHAETDVQRIMDGAAGEFYDDFAQRAQPFVDVVKQAQSVSVGTVTQAALESQSATEAQALVAVSVKTTNTTGEEPVPRAWRMRIAVQQIDNQIKVSRVEFVP
- a CDS encoding alpha/beta hydrolase-fold protein: MRIPLILIVALSLWHAVKARADNVEYLMVPSAAMGRDIPVAFQGNGPHAVFLLDAFNAAPDVSNWVTAGDAMKTLAGKGISVAAPAGGAWSLYTNWEQDGSKQWESFLATELPNWLAANKGLQPSGHGVVGAAQGGTGALTLATFHPDRFRYAGSLSGFLTPSRTFENGAITAGMAQYGGVDTPNMWGPAQFGRWKWHDPDVHAQLLVDNNTRLWIFSPQTTTCSDPVAMINDCAQAQGSNRTFYSHYRSLGGHNGHFDFPAGGQHDWSNWAQQLGALSGDLAAALGSPQ
- a CDS encoding ABC transporter ATP-binding protein; this encodes MGVQIDVTNLTKSFGSSKIWEDVTLTVPEGEVSVLLGPSGTGKSVFLKSLIGLLRPERGSIVIDGTNILECSAKELYEIRTLFGVLFQDGALFGSMNIYDNTAFPLREHTKKSESEIRNIVMEKLDLVGMPNDGHKFPGEISGGMRKRAGLARALVLDPKIILCDEPDSGLDPVRTAYLSQLLIDINAQIDATVLIVTHNINIARTVPDNIGMLFRKQLVMFGPREVLLTSEEPVVKQFLNGRRIGPIGMSEEKDEATAAAEQAMIEAGQHDGGVEEIEGVPPQLMATPGMPERKAVGRRQARVREILHTLPPAAQAAILDDLDAVPSHSRSEAQTAPIKAAGPVPSR
- a CDS encoding DUF732 domain-containing protein; translated protein: MVAAPLADAVPAPEVEYTYNVIVRRHFTFPGNDAIGCGYRLCDQVARGLTYRGVMAAVKSEVLPNDEQAANYVVSYAIGILCPAHITSIRQTASEN
- a CDS encoding SAVED domain-containing protein gives rise to the protein MTGNEMPSATGVRITGDEYQWLHVWRACMEALHHHLTKNTTNPTIAIGVEEPGVGNGDDVVRYRVRPPHVYTQVKYTTDNRTSVGLTYLDDKGIIKKLAATHKILTANGDPVELRLATNRPHDPNDVLLKDRDGRDSRLVPRAAQDGPKSARGKARTAWATAAGTNEAALMALLDDLHFDIAYELKRLHDDVALLMAANGLRSDDNAVDQSTKWVSQQVVAGHRRLTLADINDAVATLDLHAGSPWTTVSIATIKHDDLADQATVSIDWVNRIAGEKPSHRVTPAAPHTWTELAAEIATVPAQLGSSGRILVTGHMRQATGFLLGVELPRVLRYEVGIRQGDQLWTSDVATEPFDLDVTEQPVGRGNDTALIVNVSTNGASQATEWILQNALPVNTILTATPATGTCPSAVTTPAAANSLAVAIRDLARNHASSERLHLFLIGPLGLAVLMGHHWNRVPTTLVYEHLGPQGYEHAFTVDT